DNA sequence from the Nicotiana tomentosiformis chromosome 3, ASM39032v3, whole genome shotgun sequence genome:
GTACATTGCGTGCCATTAGTGGAAGGTCGGGATATTTTCTAGAATAGTCCTTCCAATACATGACAATATCCATCTCTTGGAACTTCTCAAGATCAAACTTTGGTTTCTCTAAGTAAAGACCCAATTATGACTTTCCATCACTAGATACAGtataccttttatattttatatattttaactaattatttttattaagCCCACGGGCTGGTCCAATCCAGCCTCAGTCAAGCCTTATGGGCCACGGGCTTGCTCGGGCCGGACTTAAAAATCTTGTTTTTAAATGGGCTCCAAAAATTTTAACCCAATCCTGCTAAATCACGGGTTAGGCTGGGTTGGCCTAACGAGCCAAGCCCATGTTGACTGCTCTAACTATCAGAGAGTTTCACTCGCGCAATTCGATTATTGTGGTTTCGAATTCTAGGACATTGTTATGAAATTTCACTTGCACCGTTTCGAACTCTAGGAATATATCTTGAAGCTCTTGCGATTATTTTTCAACTACTTTCCCTCAATTTAAGCTACGGCGAAAATTTCTACTTCTTTCATTGTTTTGTGTCATTATTTTtacattttaattaaataaaattgtTTAATCCATGTCCTTTAGAATAATGTAAAatcattttaatctattttcattaaCAAAGTGattttttatgtcatttttcataatttgacTCTCAAATCAtcttttgaaaatattgaccaaCACAAATTATTTTCCAGATAATGAAAATAGTGTTTCCCAAAAATATTTGCCAAATACAAGCTACTCCTCCCTCTAAACTCAAAGTACTTATTTAAAAAATCCTTTTAATACAATtatatatttctcaaaataaaTAGGTAGAATCTTGGCCGAAAAGAATTCATAGTTCCTTTTCCAACTATAAAAAGGTTTTGGAGCTTTACCTTGCTTTTAAAAACTAACGAAAAGGCTTTACTAATTCCTTTTGGATTAGGTATGATTTCCAACTTATAAAAAGGTTTTGGAGCTTTACCTTGCTTTTAAAAACTTACAACGTATTTAGTTGCTCTTTTAGGTGAAAGTAACAGCAGTTATTTTGATAGGGAACGGACATAACAGTAGAGAATGGACTCTTCCATTTCAACAGTGGAGGGCGGCGCGTCGCTTCCTTCGACGGGGACTGACGCGACAAAGCGCCGTGTCACTTATTTCTACAACCCTTACATCGGCGACTATTACTACGGTCAAGGCCATCCAATGAAGCCTCACCGTATTCGCATTACCCAAAATCTTGTTTGCCACTACAAACTTCATCGCCGAATGGAGATCACTCGCCCGTTCCCGGCGAGTGCGGAGGATATTTGCTGGTTCCACTCGCCGGATTACGTGGACTTTCTCTCTTCCGTTTCACCGGAGACTCTTTACTATCAGACACATGACGACCACGACCTTAAACGCTTCAACCTCGGAGAGGATTGCCCTGTTTTTGATGGGCTTTTTGGTTTTTGTCAAGCTTCTGCCGGTGGTTCCATTGGCGCCGCCGTTAAGCTTAATCGACAAGATGCTGACATAGCCATCAATTGGGCTGGGGGATTGCACCATGCAAAGAGAAGCGGGGCCTCCGGATTTTGCTATGTTAATGATATTGTTCTTGGAATTCTTGAACTTCTCAAGGTCCACAAGGTAAATATACATCTCAGTTATACTCTgtttttcttgttttatttgtttcTTTGCTCTCCCGAAAGTAAGCTCTTTTTATGGTCTTGTTTGTAGTGGTGGACCGTGGTATGTGAAAGGACAAGAACTTTTTCCTAATTTATACTTAAGAATTTAATGTGACACCCCATGTTTATGTTGAATATTGACTACATATTGTATGCTAGGCACTTTTATAGACACTAACTCAAGGTAGTTTGCTCTAAGGGGTGATGCCTTTTATTTATTCGTATTGTTGTTTAGACTGACTTGGATTGGCTTTGATGAATATTAATATAAGAAGTTTTGAATGTGCTTGTTCTTTTGAGTTTGTAAGGGGGATATGTTAATAATAAGTCTTGCGGATGTGTAAAAGGATTAAAGATAGTATTAAATTCAGTATAATGTTACAAATTGTTTTGTATTGTTGTCTATGAAGAAGTAATTACTATATTCTTTTCTGATAATTTTGTTGATTACCATTAGAGATAGGAGGTCTTTATGTAGGTCATACTTAATCGGATGGAGCGAGTAATTTGGAGGACAAAATCCTTATCCAatagtattttaaaaaaaaaaatggaacTTAGTTGATCACTCATTATCTCTCAAGATATTGAGGAATTTATCTCTGTGTATATTGTGggaatatactgggtatgttgttgctTTTGTATATTGATGAATTTATCTAATAGAATTCCAATAATTATTGTGTCAATTGTCTATAAGCATTGCTTGTAGGCCATAGCTGGATTGCATCTTTTGCTTCAATGGTTTGTTTTGCCAAAAGCGCAGCTTATTATAAAACTATTGTGCCTAACATGCTCGGTGTTGTTGTGTGCAGCGTGTACTGTATATTGATATTGATGTTCATCACGGAGATGGAGTTGAGGAGGCTTTTTACACCACAGATCGGGTTATGACAGTGTCTTTTCATAAGTTTGGGGACTTCTTTCCTGGTACGGGGCATATCAAAGACATTGGTGCAGGTTCTGGCAAGTACTATGCCTTAAACGCCCCTTTGAATGATGGAATTGATGATGAAAGTTTTCGTCGTCTATTCCGTCCCGTTATCCAAAAAGTAATGGAGGTCTATCAACCTGAAGCTGTGGTTCTTCAATGTGGTGCTGATTCACTAGCTGGAGACAGGTTGGGCCTTTTCAACTTGTCTGTCAAAGGCCATGCTGATTGCCTTCGATTCCTCAGGTCTTTCAATATTCCTCTAATGGTATTGGGAGGTGGAGGTTACACAATTCGGAATGTTGCTCGGTGCTGGGCCTACGAGGTCTGTCTCTATCTCTATTTTGGTGCTTTTTCCTGTCTTTGGATTTTCACCTATTACTGTTTACTTGTCTTCTAAGTTGCGCTAAGATTGAACTTCTTTAATGTTTACAGACAGCAGTTGCAGTTGGAGTAGAGCTTGAGAATAAATTGCCTTACAATGACTATTACGAGTATTTCGGCCCAGATTATACTCTTCATGTTGAACCAATACCCATGCAGAATAAGAATTTGCCCCGGGATCTGGAGAAGATCAGGTAATTTGAAAATCATTCTTTT
Encoded proteins:
- the LOC104095833 gene encoding histone deacetylase 6-like, which produces MDSSISTVEGGASLPSTGTDATKRRVTYFYNPYIGDYYYGQGHPMKPHRIRITQNLVCHYKLHRRMEITRPFPASAEDICWFHSPDYVDFLSSVSPETLYYQTHDDHDLKRFNLGEDCPVFDGLFGFCQASAGGSIGAAVKLNRQDADIAINWAGGLHHAKRSGASGFCYVNDIVLGILELLKVHKRVLYIDIDVHHGDGVEEAFYTTDRVMTVSFHKFGDFFPGTGHIKDIGAGSGKYYALNAPLNDGIDDESFRRLFRPVIQKVMEVYQPEAVVLQCGADSLAGDRLGLFNLSVKGHADCLRFLRSFNIPLMVLGGGGYTIRNVARCWAYETAVAVGVELENKLPYNDYYEYFGPDYTLHVEPIPMQNKNLPRDLEKIRNMLLEQLSQLPHVPSVPFQMIPSITEVPEEREEDIDQRPKPRIWIKEEYESYC